A single window of Gammaproteobacteria bacterium DNA harbors:
- a CDS encoding ester cyclase: MQDLDACKSIIADDFVWHYFNRHLPELEGDYRGVDGLKSFFAKLGERSDSSFRVNVIDGRAAGDELVATQVCNCMNLEGSSIEFDAVVVWRIVNGKVAEAWDIPAVNTIRPVEKG, encoded by the coding sequence CTGCAAGACCTGGATGCGTGTAAAAGTATTATTGCTGACGATTTTGTTTGGCACTACTTCAATCGACATTTACCTGAGTTGGAAGGCGACTATCGCGGTGTTGACGGGTTGAAGAGCTTCTTTGCCAAGCTGGGTGAAAGAAGTGACAGTAGTTTTCGAGTGAATGTAATCGATGGTCGGGCGGCTGGCGATGAACTAGTTGCCACTCAGGTGTGCAATTGCATGAACTTGGAAGGCAGCTCAATAGAGTTCGATGCTGTCGTTGTTTGGCGAATCGTCAATGGTAAAGTTGCCGAAGCGTGGGATATTCCCGCAGTCAATACGATTCGGCCTGTCGAGAAGGGTTAG
- a CDS encoding DUF2237 domain-containing protein, producing MNDSKNVFGEALEPYGQDPATGFYRDGCCNTGAQDHGSHTVCASLSDEFLEYSLGRGNDLITERPEFGFPGLKAGDCWCLCAGRWLEAHQDGKAPRVYLKRTHEAALDTVPLNVLREYALDLT from the coding sequence ATGAATGATTCAAAGAATGTTTTCGGCGAGGCCCTCGAGCCTTATGGACAGGACCCGGCAACGGGCTTTTATCGTGATGGATGTTGCAACACGGGGGCGCAGGACCATGGTTCGCATACTGTCTGCGCCAGCCTGTCTGATGAGTTTCTGGAGTATTCCCTTGGTCGGGGAAACGACCTGATAACGGAAAGACCCGAGTTCGGTTTTCCAGGACTGAAGGCAGGCGATTGCTGGTGTCTTTGTGCAGGGCGCTGGCTTGAGGCGCATCAGGATGGGAAAGCGCCACGGGTCTATCTTAAACGCACGCATGAAGCCGCGCTTGATACAGTGCCTCTAAATGTTCTACGGGAATATGCGCTTGATCTGACCTGA
- a CDS encoding antibiotic biosynthesis monooxygenase, with amino-acid sequence MIAVIFEVFPAEGKVQEYLDIAAKLKPKLENIDGFISIERFSSFSVEGKLLSLSFWRDEKAIEEWRNIESHRLAQEKGRDGVFSDYRLRVANVSRDYGMLNREQAPSDSRTIHDNSNKDMQSDLANARPLV; translated from the coding sequence GTGATTGCTGTGATTTTTGAAGTGTTTCCGGCTGAAGGGAAAGTACAAGAATATTTAGATATTGCTGCCAAATTGAAACCGAAATTAGAGAATATTGATGGTTTTATTTCAATAGAAAGGTTTTCAAGCTTTTCGGTCGAAGGAAAATTATTATCACTCTCATTTTGGAGAGATGAAAAAGCGATAGAAGAATGGAGAAACATTGAATCACACCGTCTCGCACAAGAAAAAGGTCGTGATGGGGTATTTTCGGATTACCGGTTGAGAGTAGCAAATGTTAGCAGAGACTATGGAATGCTTAATCGAGAACAAGCGCCATCTGATAGCAGGACAATACATGACAATTCTAACAAGGACATGCAGTCGGACCTGGCTAACGCAAGGCCGCTGGTGTGA
- a CDS encoding IS110 family transposase — translation MKINRVGVDLAKNVFQLHGADYKGKTVWKRQLSRSKWLPVLCDTVEPGTEIGMEACAGAHHWARQLMQQGYPVKIIPPQFVKPYIKSNKNDANDAQAICEAMGRPDMYPIKVKTVEQQDLQAMHRIRDEIKSHRIGKANQIRGLVTEYGLVAPLQLHALRRAIPQWLEDADNGLTFLFRQLLQGLWGDLYALDQRMAELDKQIAVVAQEDPTARRLQQLRGVGPLIATALVATIGDGKQYRKSRDMAAALGLTPRQHSSGGKDRLLGISKRGDAYLRCLLVHGARSAMRTAKDKDDRLSRWIIDLQSRRHANVVAVALANKMARMAWAMMTSGVDYDPDLAAASVN, via the coding sequence ATGAAGATTAATCGAGTTGGTGTTGATTTGGCAAAAAATGTTTTTCAGTTACACGGCGCCGATTACAAAGGTAAAACCGTGTGGAAGCGACAGTTATCCCGGTCCAAATGGTTACCGGTTTTATGCGATACGGTTGAACCCGGGACCGAGATCGGCATGGAAGCCTGTGCCGGTGCTCATCACTGGGCCAGACAATTGATGCAGCAAGGTTACCCGGTGAAAATCATCCCGCCACAGTTCGTCAAGCCCTATATCAAGAGTAACAAGAACGATGCCAATGATGCCCAGGCCATCTGCGAGGCGATGGGCAGACCCGATATGTATCCGATCAAGGTAAAAACGGTCGAACAACAGGATCTGCAAGCGATGCATCGTATCCGGGATGAGATCAAGAGCCACCGTATCGGCAAGGCGAATCAGATCCGCGGTCTGGTCACCGAGTATGGTCTGGTAGCCCCGCTACAGTTACATGCTCTACGTAGAGCCATCCCTCAGTGGTTGGAAGATGCTGACAATGGTTTAACTTTCTTGTTCAGGCAGCTCCTTCAGGGGTTATGGGGAGACTTGTATGCCCTGGATCAGCGGATGGCTGAACTGGATAAACAGATCGCGGTGGTTGCACAAGAAGATCCCACGGCCAGACGTTTGCAGCAGTTGCGCGGTGTGGGTCCGTTGATTGCGACGGCCCTGGTAGCCACCATCGGGGATGGAAAACAATACCGTAAAAGTCGAGACATGGCAGCAGCCCTGGGTTTAACTCCCAGGCAGCACAGTTCCGGTGGCAAGGATCGGTTACTCGGGATCAGTAAGCGCGGTGATGCCTATCTACGCTGTTTACTGGTTCACGGTGCCCGTTCTGCGATGCGCACGGCTAAAGATAAAGATGATCGACTGAGTCGCTGGATCATCGATCTTCAGTCCCGGCGACATGCCAATGTGGTGGCCGTGGCGCTAGCCAACAAGATGGCACGAATGGCCTGGGCGATGATGACCAGTGGTGTTGATTATGATCCGGATTTAGCGGCAGCATCAGTAAATTAA
- a CDS encoding phosphoserine transaminase — MNEEASGLPEQPRIRPADPRFSSGPCKKYPGWDITHLKTEFLGRSHRAKLPKQRLADAIEISHRLLGLPADWKLGIVPGSDTGAFEMAIWSLLGSRPVDALVWESFSSDWANDLQALDFELNLYQADYGELPDLNQVNPEHDLVMVYNGTTSGVCLPNLEWLNAERDGLVLCDATSAAFAMPIDFDKLDVVTWSWQKVLGSEGAHGMLALSPRAVARLESAVPCYPLPKLFQLAKGGKLIDGIFKGATINTPSMLALEDLHAALAWAESLGGIEALWQRTRSNFECIDNWVGESNWIDWLARDPETRSPTSMCLQVVDPDFTSLSAEEQQQSINSMLARLEQENVALDIGNYRSAPPGFRIWGGATVDTSNLEALTPWLDWVFADFKHSLQEK, encoded by the coding sequence ATGAACGAGGAAGCCAGCGGCCTTCCCGAGCAACCGCGTATTCGACCCGCGGATCCACGCTTTTCTTCAGGGCCGTGCAAAAAGTATCCCGGCTGGGACATCACCCATTTAAAGACCGAATTTCTCGGGCGCAGCCATCGCGCCAAACTCCCGAAGCAACGTCTTGCCGACGCCATTGAAATCTCGCATCGCCTGCTCGGTCTGCCCGCGGACTGGAAACTCGGTATCGTTCCCGGTTCTGACACCGGTGCTTTCGAAATGGCGATATGGTCGTTGCTCGGATCCCGTCCCGTGGACGCACTGGTCTGGGAGAGCTTTTCCAGTGACTGGGCAAACGATCTGCAAGCACTGGATTTCGAGTTGAACCTGTACCAGGCCGATTACGGCGAACTTCCCGACTTGAACCAGGTAAATCCGGAGCACGATCTCGTCATGGTCTATAACGGTACCACCAGTGGTGTTTGCCTGCCCAACCTGGAATGGCTAAATGCTGAGCGTGATGGGCTGGTATTGTGCGATGCGACCTCCGCGGCATTCGCCATGCCGATTGATTTCGACAAGCTCGATGTCGTCACCTGGTCCTGGCAAAAGGTCCTCGGCAGCGAGGGCGCCCACGGCATGCTCGCGCTTAGCCCGAGAGCCGTGGCGCGACTCGAATCTGCCGTACCCTGTTATCCATTACCCAAACTATTTCAACTGGCCAAGGGCGGTAAGCTGATCGACGGTATTTTTAAAGGTGCCACGATCAACACCCCCAGCATGCTGGCACTCGAAGACTTGCATGCTGCGCTCGCCTGGGCCGAGTCCCTGGGTGGCATTGAGGCATTGTGGCAACGTACGCGCAGCAATTTCGAATGCATTGACAACTGGGTTGGGGAATCGAACTGGATCGACTGGCTGGCCCGTGATCCGGAGACCCGTTCGCCGACCTCGATGTGCTTACAGGTTGTCGATCCTGACTTTACAAGTTTGTCAGCCGAGGAACAGCAACAGTCGATTAACTCGATGCTGGCCAGGCTCGAGCAGGAGAACGTGGCGCTCGATATTGGTAACTATCGCAGTGCACCGCCCGGGTTTCGAATCTGGGGCGGGGCCACCGTTGACACCAGCAACTTGGAAGCCTTGACGCCCTGGCTGGACTGGGTGTTTGCAGATTTCAAGCATTCCTTGCAGGAGAAATAA
- the serA gene encoding phosphoglycerate dehydrogenase — protein MTNPRVLISDSMSSQAVSVFEDRGVEVVQSSKLSEAELSEMIGEFDGLAIRSSTKVTAELLEHAGKLKVVGRAGIGVDNVDVPACTRRGIVVMNTPLGNAITTAEHAMAMMLALARHIPQANSSTHDGKWEKSRFMGIELTGKLLGLIGAGNIGSIVASKAIGYGLHVQAYDPYLTEERAAKLGVKKVDLDTLLANSDIVSLHVPKTPETANIISASAINKMKQGSMLINCARGGLVDELALLAALNSGHLKGAALDVYEVEPARENPLFELDSVICTPHLGASTIEAQEKVAIQIAEQISDYLLGGAINNAINAPSISAEEAQVLRPYLQLAQCLGSFVGQLTHDPIKTLTVTYGGEANDLNVSPLTVQVVQSILEYHSSYVNSVNAREVARDRNINVIEAHNEGRDEYPCRITVGVETESQSRSICGTLIQNRPRVIDVKGIPLESKLGEHMLYITNDDKPGVIGDIGSTTAQRGINIANMHLGRDGPNGNAIVLLEIDEKLGNDDLDHLRSLPNINDVQYLHFPALQ, from the coding sequence ATGACTAATCCCAGAGTTTTAATTTCTGATTCGATGTCGAGCCAGGCGGTGTCCGTATTTGAAGACCGTGGTGTCGAGGTAGTGCAGTCGAGCAAGTTAAGTGAGGCAGAACTAAGCGAAATGATCGGAGAATTCGATGGACTCGCGATTCGATCTTCAACAAAGGTGACCGCGGAGCTGCTCGAGCATGCCGGGAAACTGAAGGTCGTCGGGCGTGCCGGGATCGGGGTTGATAACGTCGATGTCCCCGCCTGTACCCGGCGTGGAATCGTGGTTATGAATACGCCATTGGGTAACGCAATCACGACCGCGGAGCATGCAATGGCGATGATGCTGGCGCTGGCACGTCATATACCGCAGGCGAACAGCTCTACCCACGATGGCAAGTGGGAAAAGTCCCGTTTCATGGGGATAGAACTGACTGGCAAACTGCTCGGGCTCATTGGTGCCGGTAACATCGGTTCGATCGTCGCCAGTAAAGCGATCGGGTACGGACTGCATGTACAGGCCTACGATCCCTACCTGACCGAGGAGCGAGCCGCGAAGCTGGGTGTCAAAAAGGTTGATCTCGACACCCTGCTTGCCAATTCCGATATTGTTTCACTGCACGTGCCGAAGACGCCCGAGACCGCCAACATCATCAGCGCCAGCGCGATCAACAAGATGAAACAGGGCAGTATGCTGATCAATTGCGCACGTGGCGGCCTGGTCGATGAACTGGCCCTGCTTGCGGCCCTCAATAGTGGGCACTTGAAAGGCGCCGCGCTCGATGTCTACGAGGTTGAACCCGCCCGCGAAAATCCGCTGTTTGAACTGGATAGCGTAATCTGTACCCCGCATCTCGGTGCCTCGACGATCGAAGCACAGGAGAAGGTCGCGATCCAGATTGCCGAGCAGATCAGTGACTATTTGTTAGGCGGTGCGATCAATAACGCCATCAACGCACCCAGCATCAGTGCCGAGGAAGCTCAGGTATTGCGACCTTACCTGCAACTGGCGCAGTGCCTGGGTTCGTTCGTGGGTCAGCTTACCCATGATCCTATTAAAACCTTGACGGTTACCTATGGTGGCGAGGCCAACGATTTGAACGTTTCGCCGTTAACGGTGCAGGTGGTGCAGTCGATACTGGAATATCACAGCAGTTACGTTAACTCGGTGAATGCCCGCGAAGTCGCGCGTGATCGCAACATCAATGTTATCGAAGCACACAATGAGGGACGTGACGAATATCCCTGCCGTATCACGGTCGGGGTTGAAACCGAATCGCAATCGCGCAGTATTTGCGGCACGCTGATTCAAAATCGGCCACGCGTGATTGACGTTAAGGGGATTCCACTGGAGTCCAAACTCGGTGAACACATGCTCTACATTACTAACGATGATAAACCCGGTGTCATCGGCGATATCGGCAGTACCACGGCGCAGCGCGGCATTAACATTGCGAACATGCATCTCGGACGGGATGGCCCGAATGGTAATGCTATCGTGTTACTTGAAATCGACGAGAAACTGGGTAATGACGATCTCGATCATTTGCGTTCACTGCCGAATATTAACGATGTTCAATATCTGCATTTCCCCGCCTTGCAATGA
- the serB gene encoding phosphoserine phosphatase SerB codes for MTESAHDDIPRWMMRGDRDEPFVITLCANEAVDNALQQLSGMLGDLQIDAQQTHSSQAGNVTVFCKPAQAWSLLQSLRENLAHTDVYIQPRSELGKRLLICDMDMTIVAAETLDEVATILGLGERIASITTRAMHGEIDFNAALRERIAMLAGQSVQVFHDIAQSLSFNPGAEQLLAAAKAAGVHTILISGGFSQVAEPVAQKLGFDEVHCSQLELDGEILTGGLLDPIVNADYKCRILQQRAQALGFALRDCCAIGDGANDLPMLSAAGLGIAYHAKPVLRAAISCHIDVTDLESAIYFMGLNHASD; via the coding sequence ATGACAGAAAGCGCTCACGATGATATCCCCCGATGGATGATGCGCGGCGACAGGGATGAACCTTTTGTCATTACGCTTTGTGCCAATGAAGCGGTAGATAATGCATTGCAGCAGCTCAGCGGCATGCTCGGAGACCTGCAAATCGACGCGCAGCAAACACATTCGTCACAGGCCGGTAATGTAACCGTATTCTGTAAACCCGCGCAGGCATGGTCGCTGTTGCAGTCATTACGAGAAAACCTGGCACACACCGATGTTTATATACAACCACGCAGCGAGTTGGGTAAACGCTTGTTGATCTGCGACATGGATATGACCATCGTCGCTGCCGAAACCCTCGATGAAGTTGCCACGATACTCGGCCTGGGCGAACGAATTGCGAGCATTACCACGCGCGCGATGCATGGCGAAATTGATTTCAATGCCGCGCTGCGTGAACGAATCGCGATGCTTGCAGGACAGTCGGTGCAGGTATTCCACGATATCGCGCAGTCGCTGTCGTTTAATCCTGGTGCTGAGCAATTGCTCGCTGCCGCGAAAGCGGCCGGTGTGCATACGATTCTGATCAGCGGGGGGTTTTCACAGGTGGCCGAACCTGTTGCGCAAAAACTCGGGTTTGATGAAGTCCATTGTAGCCAGCTTGAGCTTGACGGTGAGATACTGACCGGGGGTCTGCTGGACCCGATCGTAAATGCTGACTATAAATGCCGCATCCTGCAGCAACGCGCTCAGGCACTGGGCTTTGCGTTACGCGATTGCTGCGCGATCGGCGATGGTGCCAACGACCTGCCGATGCTGAGCGCTGCCGGACTCGGCATCGCTTACCATGCCAAGCCGGTGCTGCGCGCGGCGATCAGCTGCCATATCGATGTTACCGATCTCGAAAGCGCAATTTATTTCATGGGTTTGAATCACGCTAGCGACTGA
- a CDS encoding 2OG-Fe(II) oxygenase has protein sequence MSNFYIIAHEAGAEKFEIPAWANRDANPAALHRHRTATVSRHDFENVPGAFQLLNVLSKTECERLVDLSEKMGYLEDAAVSLPRAIRHNDSFTWIVDDETNDIIWQRCREQLKDTHEYNAGKRACGINSRFRFYRYGPGDYFAPHTDGSWPGSRVIDGELIDNAYSDRWSQLSFLLFLSENYEGGATRFFVSPDNPAHPASNPDDAIVIDIRTPIGGALCFPHGVHPLHCMHASQEITEGVKYIIRSDILFDL, from the coding sequence GTGTCAAACTTTTATATCATCGCGCACGAAGCAGGTGCAGAAAAATTCGAAATTCCAGCCTGGGCCAACCGGGATGCCAATCCGGCCGCCCTGCATCGACACCGAACTGCCACGGTTTCACGTCACGATTTCGAAAATGTCCCGGGGGCGTTCCAGCTGCTGAACGTCCTGTCCAAAACCGAATGCGAGCGCCTTGTCGACCTGTCCGAGAAAATGGGTTATCTCGAAGACGCGGCTGTTTCCCTGCCGCGTGCAATCCGCCACAACGACAGTTTCACCTGGATTGTCGATGACGAAACCAATGACATCATCTGGCAGCGCTGTCGCGAGCAGCTCAAAGATACCCATGAATATAACGCCGGTAAGCGTGCCTGCGGGATTAACTCACGCTTTCGCTTTTATCGTTATGGGCCCGGAGACTATTTCGCGCCCCATACCGATGGCTCCTGGCCGGGTTCGCGCGTTATCGATGGCGAACTGATTGACAACGCCTATAGCGATCGCTGGAGCCAGCTCAGTTTCCTGCTATTCCTGAGCGAGAACTACGAGGGCGGTGCAACTCGCTTCTTCGTTAGCCCGGATAATCCAGCGCACCCGGCCAGTAATCCCGATGATGCCATCGTCATCGATATTCGCACCCCCATCGGCGGCGCACTGTGTTTTCCACATGGCGTGCATCCGCTGCACTGCATGCACGCCTCGCAGGAAATCACTGAAGGGGTAAAGTACATCATCCGTTCTGATATTCTTTTCGACCTGTAA
- a CDS encoding DMT family transporter: protein MNRNQIVGRAIALGAAIFYGFNTTLSRLAYDTGTTPVSLTLFRFLMSAAVMVMLVLILRKSWKLEVTPKLFAICVVGMFATSIGHLGAVNYIPVSLAAIIFYTFPLLVVAYKRIAHREPVTRNELLAFVLAFIGIGIALGPDFHEYDPTGVSLAFIGAIGTTVFILSYERFPPQTDSYVGATWIMLTSILFTLLLIPFGFDLVPPRESVGWVYLGLIAVASVTSFVMSLQAISRIGGAIFALLLNFEPVVILLLAWTIIGETLSPERIAGMALIVFALFLSHWKLPRKKPQSAGPP from the coding sequence ATGAATAGAAACCAGATTGTCGGTCGTGCAATCGCATTGGGCGCAGCAATTTTCTATGGTTTCAACACTACGCTGTCGCGGCTGGCCTACGACACCGGTACTACCCCCGTATCGCTGACACTGTTCCGTTTCCTGATGTCGGCCGCAGTGATGGTAATGCTGGTTCTGATCCTGCGCAAATCCTGGAAACTGGAAGTCACGCCCAAATTGTTTGCAATTTGCGTGGTCGGTATGTTTGCCACTTCGATCGGGCATCTCGGAGCGGTCAATTACATCCCGGTGAGCCTCGCGGCAATTATTTTCTATACCTTTCCGCTACTGGTTGTCGCCTACAAACGCATCGCACACCGCGAACCGGTCACCCGCAACGAACTGCTGGCCTTTGTGCTCGCCTTCATCGGCATCGGTATCGCACTCGGACCCGATTTTCATGAATACGACCCGACCGGGGTCTCGCTGGCTTTCATTGGCGCGATCGGGACCACCGTATTCATTCTCAGCTATGAGAGGTTTCCACCGCAGACCGACAGTTACGTCGGCGCCACCTGGATCATGCTTACGTCGATACTCTTTACGCTGCTGCTTATACCATTCGGATTCGACCTGGTGCCGCCGCGCGAATCCGTCGGCTGGGTATACCTGGGCCTGATTGCCGTGGCATCGGTGACCTCCTTCGTCATGTCGCTGCAGGCGATCAGCCGTATCGGCGGCGCCATCTTCGCGCTGCTGCTTAACTTCGAACCGGTCGTTATTCTATTACTGGCGTGGACCATCATCGGCGAAACCCTGTCACCGGAGCGCATCGCGGGGATGGCATTAATCGTGTTTGCGCTGTTTTTAAGCCACTGGAAGCTTCCGCGTAAAAAGCCGCAATCCGCCGGGCCTCCCTGA
- a CDS encoding aspartate/glutamate racemase family protein, which produces MSQPANKAMAETLLFENLPYEVDGGIASRASIGLIVLATDYTIEHEWRQVFAGLDGIALYQTRIHNEDLITPESLRAMGPRIVECARIITPDTPLDVIAYGCTSASMAIGEEGVFANIRQARPDVKCTTPITAAFAAFDAFGASRIGVLTPYPADVNRIVADYITARGFEVPVFGSFNSDRDTVVARITPQSIEQGVREIIKHGEVDAIFVSCTSVRLMQVCADLEKNLDIPLTSSNHAMAWHALRLAGIDDKLGLYGRLYELPLPAESTRK; this is translated from the coding sequence ATGAGTCAGCCAGCCAACAAAGCAATGGCGGAAACGCTGCTGTTTGAAAACCTGCCTTACGAGGTTGATGGCGGGATCGCCAGCCGCGCTTCGATCGGGCTGATCGTATTGGCCACCGACTACACCATCGAGCACGAGTGGCGCCAGGTTTTTGCCGGGCTTGACGGGATTGCGCTCTACCAGACCAGGATTCACAACGAAGACCTGATAACACCCGAATCGCTGCGCGCGATGGGGCCTCGTATTGTCGAATGCGCGCGCATCATAACGCCCGATACACCGCTAGACGTGATTGCCTACGGCTGTACCTCGGCGTCGATGGCGATCGGCGAGGAGGGGGTTTTTGCCAACATCAGGCAGGCCAGGCCCGACGTCAAATGCACCACGCCGATTACTGCCGCTTTTGCCGCTTTCGATGCGTTCGGGGCGAGTCGTATCGGTGTCCTGACCCCATACCCGGCCGATGTCAACCGGATCGTTGCTGACTACATTACCGCGCGCGGATTCGAGGTCCCGGTATTCGGCTCCTTCAACTCGGATCGCGATACCGTCGTCGCCCGAATCACGCCGCAGTCGATAGAGCAGGGCGTGCGCGAAATCATCAAGCATGGCGAAGTCGATGCAATCTTTGTTTCCTGCACCTCGGTGCGACTCATGCAGGTCTGTGCCGATCTCGAAAAAAACCTCGATATTCCGCTGACATCTTCAAACCATGCGATGGCCTGGCATGCCTTGCGACTGGCGGGGATCGACGACAAGCTCGGTCTCTATGGGCGACTTTATGAATTGCCGTTGCCTGCAGAATCGACCCGTAAATAG
- a CDS encoding glycosyltransferase family 9 protein translates to MLPLITPPQSICLVRLSALGDVTHAIPVLRAIQHNWPQTRITWICAALEHKLLSCLAGVRFIVLAKRGGWSAYWKLKQDLGGEKFDVMLQMQTSARANVTGACVKADIKLGWDKYRARDLHRLFMTHSVPETRQEHQVQGHLSFARTIGLDVHEPVWDFPIGEDARAFADSMLPADNRILVISPCSSHPYRNWRADRYAAVADYAIEYHGMTVVLSGGPSDLERSTGKAIEQAMTNRVTNLIGKDTLPQLAALLQRADIVLSPDAGPVHLANALGTAVIGLHACTWSRRSGPYNSLDLCVDKFVEAAQKFRGKSPEELRWGTRIEAEGVMDLVETDAVIDRLDLAVGRLGN, encoded by the coding sequence ATGCTGCCCTTAATCACGCCCCCTCAAAGTATCTGCCTGGTACGCCTATCGGCACTGGGTGACGTTACGCATGCGATCCCGGTGTTGCGCGCCATTCAGCACAACTGGCCGCAAACACGGATTACGTGGATCTGCGCGGCGCTTGAACACAAACTGCTGTCATGCCTCGCAGGCGTGCGTTTTATCGTGCTCGCCAAGCGCGGCGGCTGGAGTGCTTACTGGAAACTAAAGCAAGACCTGGGCGGTGAAAAGTTTGACGTCATGCTGCAGATGCAAACATCGGCACGTGCAAATGTCACCGGCGCCTGTGTCAAAGCCGATATCAAACTGGGTTGGGATAAGTATCGGGCGCGGGATCTTCATCGGCTGTTTATGACCCATTCGGTACCGGAAACGAGGCAGGAACACCAGGTTCAGGGACATTTATCCTTTGCTCGAACGATTGGGCTGGATGTGCACGAACCGGTCTGGGACTTTCCGATCGGTGAAGACGCCAGGGCGTTCGCCGATTCGATGTTGCCCGCGGATAATCGCATCCTCGTGATTTCACCCTGTTCGAGTCATCCCTATCGTAACTGGCGTGCCGATCGCTATGCAGCCGTGGCCGATTACGCAATCGAGTATCATGGTATGACTGTCGTACTGTCCGGCGGACCGTCCGATCTCGAACGCTCGACCGGTAAGGCCATTGAGCAGGCAATGACGAACCGGGTGACCAACTTGATCGGCAAGGACACACTGCCGCAGCTGGCTGCCCTGCTGCAGCGCGCCGATATTGTTTTAAGCCCCGACGCCGGGCCAGTTCACCTTGCCAATGCGCTGGGGACTGCGGTCATCGGTTTGCACGCCTGCACCTGGTCGCGACGCAGTGGGCCCTACAACTCGCTCGATCTCTGCGTCGATAAGTTTGTGGAGGCGGCGCAAAAATTCAGGGGGAAAAGTCCAGAGGAATTGCGCTGGGGCACACGGATCGAGGCCGAAGGTGTCATGGACCTGGTTGAAACTGACGCGGTTATCGATCGCCTGGACCTCGCAGTCGGGCGTCTTGGCAATTGA
- a CDS encoding NHL repeat-containing protein — MLTRLISTTLLALWTTVAFAAEVRLTFVGASTAQLENPHDLKLTPDGRYLYVSDVGNDRVAMLDPESLELLGEFGSDHQSGTHDIDFDHLGRAFVADTHNNRVTIYEIEGTSAKLVGELGERVRGPEGVLVHPNGRVYVAGAWSGNVVAYLDGKVIGELTGLSSPHDLELGKGGDIWLAEAGKSRMLLLTPDLEIKTELARNEYDFNGVRYLDLTADGTIIAADKNNHVVKFIAADGKLLLVLGDGRPGKGAGRFTTPEGVEVRGSELWLSDSGNDRVVKYKLDLE; from the coding sequence ATGCTGACACGACTAATTTCCACAACTTTGCTTGCGCTCTGGACAACCGTGGCGTTCGCCGCGGAGGTCAGGTTGACATTCGTCGGCGCCAGTACAGCGCAACTCGAAAATCCCCATGATCTCAAGTTGACACCCGATGGCAGATATTTATATGTCTCCGATGTCGGCAACGATCGAGTCGCGATGCTAGATCCGGAGTCGCTCGAACTACTCGGTGAGTTCGGCTCTGACCACCAGTCGGGTACACATGACATCGATTTCGACCACCTGGGAAGAGCTTTTGTCGCCGATACACACAACAATCGGGTCACGATATACGAAATCGAAGGTACCAGCGCGAAACTCGTCGGCGAACTCGGCGAGCGCGTGCGGGGACCGGAGGGCGTGCTGGTCCATCCGAACGGTCGTGTTTACGTGGCCGGGGCCTGGTCGGGAAATGTTGTCGCTTATCTTGATGGGAAAGTTATCGGTGAACTCACGGGCCTCTCGTCGCCGCATGACCTGGAACTCGGCAAGGGCGGCGATATCTGGCTGGCCGAAGCCGGTAAAAGCCGCATGTTATTGCTAACTCCCGACCTCGAGATCAAGACCGAACTTGCTCGCAACGAGTATGATTTTAACGGGGTGCGTTACCTGGACCTGACTGCGGACGGCACCATCATCGCCGCAGACAAGAACAATCATGTCGTCAAGTTTATTGCCGCGGATGGTAAGTTGCTACTGGTGCTTGGTGACGGTCGGCCAGGAAAAGGCGCAGGTCGTTTTACGACGCCCGAAGGAGTCGAGGTACGTGGCTCTGAATTGTGGCTATCCGATTCGGGCAATGACCGTGTCGTCAAGTACAAGCTCGACCTGGAGTAG